The Triticum aestivum cultivar Chinese Spring chromosome 7B, IWGSC CS RefSeq v2.1, whole genome shotgun sequence genome window below encodes:
- the LOC123161715 gene encoding uclacyanin 1, producing MASATRALLVAAVTAAALFGTALGATYTVGAPAGSWDLRTNYTQWTSTIRFYTGDELRFQYPAAAHNVVEVTRTAYYNCSSSSPVATFPSGNGVIPLAAVGTRYFICGVPGHCAGGMKVQVNVQSKVVRCRGRGARQRCTQTTPQPSSAAQAGAEPVLALGLAAVVGGLMLLY from the coding sequence ATGGCGTCTGCTACCAGAGCTCTCCTTGTTGCCGCAGTGACCGCGGCGGCGCTGTTCGGCACGGCGCTCGGTGCCACCTACACAGTCGGCGCACCGGCCGGGTCGTGGGACCTCCGGACAAACTACACCCAATGGACTTCCACCATCAGGTTCTACACCGGCGACGAGCTCCGGTTCCAGTACCCCGCTGCGGCGCACAACGTGGTGGAGGTGACAAGGACGGCCTACTACAACTGCAGCAGCTCTAGTCCCGTCGCCACGTTCCCGAGCGGCAACGGCGTCATCCCGCTCGCCGCCGTCGGGACCCGGTACTTCATCTGCGGCGTGCCCGGGCACTGCGCCGGTGGCATGAAGGTACAGGTCAACGTCCAGTCCAAGGTAGTGAGATGCCGAGGGAGAGGGGCGAGGCAGCGGTGCACACAGACAACGCCACAGCCGAGCTCGGCGGCTCAGGCTGGGGCTGAGCCTGTGCTAGCGCTCGGGCTGGCCGCCGTCGTGGGTGGTTTGATGCTTCTCTACTAG
- the LOC123160196 gene encoding mavicyanin: MEIRRRRALAMAVAGVLAAVAIAQVATAATSYTVGAPDGLWDMHTDYAEWVAARTFHRGDNITFTYSRELHDVVEVGKAGYDACSSANNVSAFRSGNDVVALTAVGTRYFLCGLTGHCDSGMKIRVDVVAASTGPVAAPPTTSAGGNVVAGLGALVVTQALLGSISVW, from the exons ATGGAGATCAGGCGGCGGCGGGCACTGGCGATGGCTGTGGCGGGGGTGCTGGCCGCAGTGGCTATTGCTCAGGTGGCCACGGCTGCGACGAGTTACACGGTGGGGGCGCCGGACGGGCTGTGGGACATGCACACGGACTATGCTGAGTGGGTCGCCGCCAGGACGTTCCACCGCGGCGACAACATCA CGTTCACGTACTCGAGGGAGCTGCACGACGTGGTGGAGGTGGGCAAGGCCGGCTACGACGCCTGCTCCAGCGCAAACAACGTCTCCGCCTTCCGCTCCGGCAACGACGTCGTCGCCCTCACTGCCGTCGGCACGCGTTACTTCCTCTGCGGCCTCACCGGCCACTGCGACAGCGGAATGAAGATCAGGGTCGACGTGGTCGCAGCGTCCACCGGTCCCGTAGCGGCGCCGCCCACTACGTCTGCCGGGGGTAACGTCGTCGCAGGCCTTGGCGCGCTCGTGGTGACGCAGGCTCTCCTGGGCAGCATCAGCGTCTGGTGA